GGAGGGTCCTCGGGCCCGGGCGCGGATGCGCCGACGGGGGTCACGAGGTCATCGTCGTCGGCGGGGCCCAGGCGGTGTCGCCGGCCGTCGTCGAGCAGGTCGAGGCGATGGGCTACTGCACTGCGCGGCTGGCCGGACCGTCCCGCGTCGACACATCCGTGGTCCTGGCAACGGCCGCAATCGCGCGGACCGGTGCCACCACGCTCCTGCTCGCACGGGCCGACAACTGGGCCGACGCCGCCACGGGTGGTGCCGTTGCCGCGCGCTACGGCCTGCCGCTGGCCATCACCGGCGCCGATGCGCTGCACCCGGCCGTGGCCGACCTGATCGGGTCCGGCGGCATCACCGACGTGGTGCTGCTCGGCGGGGAGGCTGCCCTGTCCGCCACCGTCGCGACGCAGGTCGAGGCGCTCGGCGTGTCGGTCCAGCGCGTGGCCGGTCCCGGACGAGAGGAGACCGCCGCCGCGATCGCCGAGGAACTGTGGGAGGACGACGACGTCGAGGGTGCGGTGCTGCTCAACGGTCGCGCGGAGGACGGGTGGGTCTACGCCCTGGCCGCCGCGCCGTTCTCGGCCCGGTCCGGTCGTCCCCAGCTGTACGGCCACACCGACGGGGTACCGACCCCCTCGGCCGACGTGGTGGCTGGCGTCCCCGCTGTCACCGTCGTCGGCCCCGTGGCCTCGGTGGACGACAGCGTCATCACCGCACTGCGCACGATGCTCGCTGCGCCGGACGACCGCGTCGGTGCCGACCTTGCGGGTCTGCGCAGCGGCGACTCGCTCGATGCGCTGAACTACTGGCGGCGCGTGTCGGGCATGCCCGAGGTCGACGCCTGGGACCCCGACCTCAGCCGCGGTGCCTTCGAGCACGCGCGCTACACCGTCAAGGAGGACGACCCCGGCCACGCGCAGGACCCAACCTCCCCGTGGTCGACCCCCGCGGGCCGTGGGGAGGAGCCGGAGGCCGCCGGCGGAGAGGTCTACAACGGCCACGACGGTCCAGACACGGCCCACCATGCTGTCACCGGCTGGGTGCGGACGCCGTTCCACGGCGCCGGCATGCTCGACCCCTCGGCATCGCACTACGGCATCGGCAGCTACGCCGAGGACCTCGGCCAGGGAACCACGGCCGCGACAGCAGTGCGGTTGCGCTACGACTGGCAGAACGGCGGACTGCCGGACAGCGACGGGGACGGGGTGATCACCCACTTCCCGGTGGACGGCAGCGTGCTGGCCCTGTCGGCCTACTGGGGTGGGGAGTACCCGGAGCCGCTGGACATCTGTGGCTACGACAACCCCGTCGGGCAGCCGCTGTGGCTGCACCTGGCCGAGCCCCTTCCGGTCGGCGACGTCGACGTCGTCCTCGAGGTCGACGGCCAGCCCGTGGAACACTGCGCCTTCCTCCACTACGACGACGCAACGGAGTCCCGTCGGATGTACGTCATGGCCCGACGTCCGCTGCGCGCCGGCGGCGAGTACACGGTGACGGCGGCGATCCCCGGTGGCCGGACGTTCACCTGGTCCTTCGAGGTGCTGCGGAGCCCCATCGACGGCGGCCTGGCCGGAACCGCACCCAACATCTGACCGGCAGCGCCGCCACACAACCAGAACGGCTCCCCGAGTGATCGGGGAGCCGTGCGTCGTTCTGGGCCGCGCGATGGGCCCGGAGGGGTCTACTTGTACCGGTAGGTGATCCGGCCGCGAGTCAGGTCGTAGGGGGAGACCTCGACGGTGACCCGGTCGCCCGGGAGGATCCGGATGTAGTGCTTGCGCATCTTTCCGGAGATGTGACCGAGGATCGAATGCCCGTTGTCCAGCTTCACGCGGAACATGGTGTTGGGAAGGGCTTCCTCGATGACGCCCTCCATCTCGAGCGCGTCTTCCTTCGTGTTGCCCGAGCGAGCCTCGCGCTTTGCGCGGGTCTCCTCGTCGATGTACCGCCTCGACTGTGAGGGGCGGCGGCCGCTGCGTCGCCTTGCCATGTGGTGAGTCGTGCTCCTTCTGATTTCGAGAACGCCGACCGGAATCGGTCGGCAGCGTTGCACCACAGCCTAGCAGCGGCCGGCCACCCGCCCCTCCCCCGAGCGCACGAACGGGTCTGGATCAGTCGATCCGGACCGCGACGACGACCAGCGCCGCCACCTCTGCGAACAGGCCGATCGCATGCCAGCCGCGCGGGTCCAGGGGGCCGAAACGGGCCAGGGTCCAGGCCCGGGTGATCCCCCCGACGACGAAGGCACCGACCAGCGCGGCAACACCCAGGGTCAGGTAGCCCACGGCGTCCAGCGGACCGTTGAGCCGCTCCGGACGAACCAGCGACTGCAACGGGATCGGCAGGGCCAGCAGGCCGAGCAGGACGATCCCGATGCCGAGCTTGGCCCGAGGACTGGGCGGGGTGACCCCCACCATGTCGTCGCCGGCACGCAGCAGCAGCGACTGCACTCCCCGGGCCACCATCGGCACGATCACGATCATCTCCGGGGCGAGGTTCACCCGCTGGAGGAGGTTCGCCTCGACCACGACGACGATCGCGACCGCCAGCGCACCGACCCCGACCATCGGCGGCGCCCCGGGCCCGGCGGGGACGCCACCCATCGCGTCGGCGAGGCCGACGAGACCGCGGAACCCCCTGCTGCCCGTCAGCGCCGCGCTGATCGCCACGACGAACGCCCCGGCGACGACCGGGCCGACCAGCCCCACGGTCAGCTGGTGGAACACGAACCACACCAGGCCGATGAGCATCCCCACCACGGGGGCGAGCAGCCACGACCGGTCGAGGTCGTCACCGTCCCACTCGACGGGCAGGGCGGTGAACAGGGCGAGGGCGGCGCGCATCGTCCTGCATGATCGCCCACCGACCGGCGATGATGGCCACACCCGTGCACCCACGCCTGTTCCTCGTCGCCCTCCAGCTGCTCACCCGGCTGCCCGTCGGCGACCCCATGGAGTCGGATCGGGACGTCGCCGACAGCGTGGCCTGGTACGCCGTGGTGGGCGCACTCGTCGGCGGCCTGTCGGGCTTCGTCTGGTGGATGGCAGCGCTAGCGCTGCCGACCCGGGCCGCCGCGGTCCTCGCGGTCGGGGCCACCGTGATGTTGACCGGCGCCCTGCACGAGGACGGCCTTGCCGACACCGCCGACGGGCTGTTCGGTGGTCGCACGCCCACTGACCGGTTGCGGATCATGAAGGACTCCGCGACCGGCGCCTACGGCGTCCTGGCGCTGGTCCTGATCGTCCTCCTGCGCGTCAACCTGCTGGCGGCGCTCAGTCCCGTGGCGGGGGCGGCGGCCCTGGTGGTGGCGGGAAGCCTGAGCCGTGGCGTCACCGCCATCGCCATGCTCAACGCCGTGCCCGCACGACGCGACGGCTCCGGTGCGGTCCTGCTGGACCACCTTCGTCCCGGCCCGGCGATCGCCGCCGGGGTGACCGCGGTGGTCGCGACGAGCCTGTTCGCCGGACTCGAAGCGATCCCGGTGGTGCTCGCGGCAGGGGCGGCGGCGTTCGCGGTCAGGGTCAGCGCGGTTCGACGACTCGGTGGCCTGACCGGCGACACCATCGGCGCGATGATCCTGCTGTCGGATGCGGCCGTGCTGTCCCTGCTGGTCGCCCTCGAGGTGGGCGCAGGCCTCTGACCCGCGTGTCGGGTCATTGCGACGGGCGGCCCGGAATCCGACACGCGCAACCCGGTGGGGGCCGACCCCTTGCCCGCGTGTCGGGTGTTCACGACTGGCGGCCCGGAATCCGACACGCTCAGGCCTGCGGCAGCCACTCCTCCGGGATCTCGCGTGCCAGGTGGAACCCCTCGTAGGTCGGCATGTTGCGGTGTGCCTCCACGGGAACCATGGGAGCCTTGAGCAGCGATCCACCGCCGTCCACGCGGAGGGTCTCGCCGGTGATGAACGCCGCAGCGCGCGAGAGCAGGAAGACCACCGCCGCCGAGGCCTCCGACTCCGTTCCCACACGGCCCGCCGGGATGCGGGAGGACTGCTGCGCCGCCGTGCGCTGGAACTCCTCGTCGTAGGTGGACATGCCGCTGGAGTAGATGGTGCCGGGGGCGACCGCGTTGACCCGGACCCCCCTCGACCCCCACTCCACCGCCAGGCTCATCGTCATGTTCGCCACCGCTGCACGCGCGGCGCCGGTGTGGGACATGTAGGGGAACCCGTTCCACATGTCGGCCACGACGGAGACGATCGAGCCGCCGTGCTCCCCCATCCAGGCGTTGAACGCCGCTCGGGTGACGAGGAACGTGCCGTTGAGGTTGAGGTCGACGACCGTGCGCCAGCCGTTGGGCGAGATGTGCTCCGCGGGTGAGGGGAACTGCCCCCCGGCGTTGTTGACCAGCAGGTCGAGCCGACCGTGTCGCTCGACGACGGCGGACACCATGGCCTCGACGTCGTCGGCCTCGCGGATGTTGACGATCACGTGATCGGCCGAGCCGCCGGCCTCGGTGATCTCGGCCACCGTCTCGAGCAGCGGCTCCTCGCGGCGCGCGGCGACGACGACGGTGGCGCCGAGGGCCGCCAGCTCGTGGGCGATCGCCCTCCCGATGCCGGTGCCACCACCGGTGACGAGCGCCACCTGATCGGCGAACAACTTCTTGCGGAACACGGAGTCGTACTCGGGAATGGTCACGGGTTCGATCCTTGCACGGCGTCCCCGCACTGCCCCCATCCGCCCGCACGTCCCAGCGATCCAGCACACATCAGCCTCAAGATTCCTTTGTGCACTGTCGAAGCACACAAAGTAGTGGCACACTGAGTGAGAACCCAAGGACTCCTGCGTACCCATGCTCGTCCACCCCGACAACAGCCCGAGCGGTTCGTCCGCTGACGTCATCGATGGCCACGCCGTCGATGTCGACGTGCAGCCTGCCTCCGCCGCCGGCCACGCCGACCCCGACGTGGTTGCGGTCGTGGCTGCGCCCCGCGTGGTGTCGGAGGAGGAGAAGGCCACGATTGCGCGGCTGCAGGCGCAGGTCGACGGCACCGACCGGCCCGATGGCACGTACGTGAAGGTCATCAAGCCGGCGCTCGACCGGTTCGCCGGCGGCGTCCTCCTCCTGCTGACCCTCCCCCTCCTCCTGGCCGGGATGCTGGCCGTCCGGGTGACGATGGGCAAGGGCGTGATCTTCCGCCAGGAACGCATCGGGCTGGACGGCCGACGTTTCACCGTCCTGAAGCTGCGGACCATGGGCCACGATCGCCGGTCGACCAGCCAGAAGGACCTCGAGGCTCTGGCCGAGGGTCGCTGGGACGGCATCGAACGTCGCCAGACCCACAAGACCGACGCCGACCCCCGACACACCGGGGTCGGGCGCACCCTCCGCAAGCTGTCCATCGACGAGCTGCCGCAGCTGATCAACGTCGTCCGCGGCGACATGAGCCTGGTCGGACCCCGCCCGGAGCTGCCGGTCGTGATCAACCGCCACTACGAACCGTGGATGCACCGCCGCCACGCCGTCAAGCCGGGCGTGACCGGCCTGTGGCAGATCTCCATGCGTGGTGAGGGCGACATGCACGAGCACGTCGACGTCGACCTCGACTACGTCGACCGCGTGAGCCTCCGCGAGGACCTCCGCATCCTGTTCGCGACGCCGTTCGCCGCCCTGGGCGCGCACAAGGGCGTCTGAGGACCCGACGCAGGAGGCCCGGAAGACGCCCTACGGGGGTCTGGGGGGCACCCCCAGGCAAGCAGGGCGTCTGAGGACCCGACGCAGGAGGCCCTGGGGCCGCCAGCCGGACCCCAGGCCGGCGAGTTGTGCAGTTCGGCCGGCGGGTCGGCCGAGGTGCACCGATCCCGGGAGGGCTCGTGCAGCTGTGCCGGCATGTCGGCCGACCTGCACGAGACGGGTGGCGACGAACTTGGCGAGCTTGTTACTACGCGGTAACATACCGGTCGGTAACTGACTTCGGTCAGGTCAGCCTCCTCCGCCCTCCGGAACCAAGGAGTCCGTCGATGACGCACTACAAGAGCAACCTCCGCGACATGTTCTTCAACCTGTTCGAGGTCAACCGGGTCCAGGACCACCTGGGTACCGGCCCCTACGAGCAGATGGACGCCGACTCGGCCAAGGACGTGCTGCGCGAGGTCGACCGCCTGGCCCGCGAGGACTTCGCGGCCAGCTTCGTCGCGGGCGACCGCACGCCGCTGCAGCTCGACGCGGAGAACGGCGAGGTGACCCTCCCCAAGGAGATCAACGAGACCCTCGACGCCTTCTTCGACAACGACTGGCACCTGCTCTACGTGCCGCCCCACCTCGGTGGCTACGGCGCATCGCCGTCGATCACCTGGTCGGCCAGCGAGCTCCTGCTCGGCGCCAACGCCTCGGCGATGCTGTACACCGCCGGGCCGTTCTTCGCGACGATCCTCGACTCGGTCTGCAACGACGAGCAGCGCACCCGCTTCGTCGAGCCGATGATCGAGCACAAGTGGGGCGCCACGATGGTGCTCACCGAGCCCGAGGCGGGCTCCGACGTCGGTGCCGGTCGTGCCAAGGCCGTCGACAACGGCGACGGCACGTGGACCATCACGGGCAACAAGCGCTTCATCACCTCCGGTGACTTCGACTGGCCCGACAACGTCATCCACCTGGTCCTGGCGCGGCCCGAGGGTGCTGGCCCCGGCACCAAGGGCCTCAGCCTCTACGTCGTCCCCAAGTACTGGGTCAACGAGGACGGCTCCCTCGGCGAGCGCAACGGCGTCTGGGTCCGTGCCATCGAGGACAAGATGGGCATCAAGGCCTCGGCGACGGCGGAGCTGTACTTCTCCGACACCGACGTCCCGGCCCGCGGCATCCTCGTCGGCGAGGTGCACGACGGTATCGCCCAGATGTTCCGCGTCATCGAGTACGCCCGCATGCTGGTCGGCACCAAGGCCATCTCCACCCTCTCCACGGGTTACCTCAACGCCCTGGAGTACGCCAAGGAGCGCGTCCAGGGTCCGGACCTCAAGAAGGCCATGGACAAGACTGCCCCGCGCGTGGAGATCATGCGCCACCCCGATGTGCGCCGGAACCTGATGATGCAGAAGGCCCACGTCGAGGGCATGCGCGCCCTCGTCATGTACACCGGCTGGGTCCAGGACCAGATCGCCATGGCTCGCCACAACGGCGACGACGAGGCCGCGGAGGGCTGGGAGCAGATGAACGACCTGCTGCTGCCCATGGTCAAGGGCTACGGCTCGGAGAAGTCCTACGAGCTGCTGGCCGTCGCGCTGCAGGTCTTCGGTGGCTCCGGCTTCACCCGGGACGTGCCGCTGGAGCAGTACATCCGCGACGCCAAGATCGACACCCTCTACGAGGGCACGACCGGCATCCAGGGCATGGACCTGTTCTTCCGCAAGATCGGCAAGGACCAGGGCGCGACCCTGACCCGCCTGCTGACGGAGGTCCAGAACTTCGCCAAGGACGGCAAGCCCGACGACGGCCTGCAGGCCGAGCGCCAGCGCCTGGCGACGGCGCTCGAGGACGTGCAGGGCATGCTCGGCAGCCTCGTGCAGTTCCTCGGCGAGGACCTGTACAAGGTCGGCCTGTCCACCACGCCGTTCCTGATGAGCCTCTCGGAGGTCGTCGTCGGCTGGCTGTCGCTGCGCGGCGCCGATGTCGCGCTGACCCAGCTGAACAGCGAGGACGTCAGCGACGCCGATCGTGACTTCTACACCGGCAAGGTTGCTGCTGCCCGGTGGTTCGCCCACAACGTGCTGCCGCAGCTGAGCTCCCGTCGCGAGATCATGGCTGCCACGTCCATGGAGGTCATGGAGGTTGCTGACGCTGCCTTCTGACGCGGCGACGGTTTCTGCGTAGACTCCGTCCTGGTCGGCGCTCCCCGTTCTCCCCCGTTCCGGGGAGCGTCGGCCTCTTGATGTTGGAAGAAGAGCGGGGACAGAGGTGCGTGATCGGTAGGTGACCCACGTGGCGAACTGGCGGAGGACCCGCCCAGCCCCCTCCCGTCTGGAGGAAGGCCGCGAGGTCTACACGCTCGCGCTGGACGTGGCGAAGGCCCTGGATCGCGCTGGCCTCGACCTGTGGGCCGCCGGCATCCGCGCGTGCCTGGACGCCCCGAGCTCGCTGGCACGCCAGCAGCACCTCACCGTCGAACTCGTTCGCCTGCGTGACACCGGTGACCTGCGCCGGGCGGGCTGTGCGGAGGACATCGAGAGCGCCCTGTCCCGCCTCGAGCTCGGCCTCGGGTCCATCGACGTGCCGCAGCAGCCGCTGTACACGGCCACCCGGAACCTCGCCGACCACCTCGAGCTGAACGGCGGCCGTCGCTGGCTGGCCCGGCTGCGCACGGTCATCACCGACCCGGATCGCGGCGCCGCTGCCCGGGTGGAACGCCTCGACGCGCTGACCGAACGCATGGTGCCCGGCGCGGACGGCCTGCCCGAGGGCAGCGCATCGCTCGTCCGGGCCGTCCGTGGTCGGCTGAACCGCCACCTGGACATGGACGCCGTGGCGCTCCACCTGGCGTTCGCGTTGACCCCGCCCGCGCCGTCCCGGATCCGGGACGACCAGCAGCCGCGGTGACCGCAAGCCTTCTCGCCATCCCCGACGACCTGCCCGACGGTGACCTCCGGGCACTGCTGGCCTCGCCGGCGGCGGCCCTTCGCGACGGCGGGCTCGTGGCGTTCCCCACCGAAACCGTCTACGGGCTGGGGGCCGACGCGCTGTCGACCCGGGCGGTCGAGCGCATCTTCCACGCCAAGGGGCGACCGTCGGACAACCCGCTGATCGTCCACCTCGCCGACGCATCGTGGATGGACCGGGTTGCCGTGGTCACCCCGCTGGCCCGAGCGCTGGCCGAACGGTTCTGGCCCGGCCCGCTGACGCTGGTGCTGGCCCGCCGCGACCGCGTGCCCGAGGCGACCGCCGCCGGGCTCGACAGCGTCGCGGTTCGTGTGCCCGCATCGAGGGTCGCACGGCTGCTGATCGACACCGCCGGCACGCCGGTCGCCGCACCGAGCGCCAACCGGTCCGGCCGCCCCTCCCCCACAACCGCCGCCCACGTCGCCACCGACCTCGGTGAGGACCTGGACTGGATCATCGACGGCGGCCCGTGCGAGATCGGGATCGAGTCGACGGTGGTCGATGCTCGCGGTGACGCCCCGGTCGTGCTGCGAGAGGGGTCGGTGACCCGCGAGATGCTGGGCGACCGCGGCGCCATCGGTGACCCGTCCCGCTCCCCCGGCACCCGCCACGCCCACTACCAGCCACGGGCGGCCGTGCGGATCGCGCCGGTGGGTCGCGGTCAGGAGGTCGCTGCGGACGTGGCCTCCACTGGTGCACGCGTGGGCCTGGTGACCGGCGACGCGATCGGCGTGCCGTCCGCCGTGACGTTGCTCGCGGCGCCCGTCGACGACGACGCGATGGCCCGTGAGCTGTACGCCGCCCTGCGGCGCGCCGACGACCTCGGCCTCGACGTCGTCGTCGTCGAGGCCGTGACCGACACCGGCGTCGGCCGAGCCGTCATGGACAGGCTGCGCCGGGCCGGAACGCCGAACGACCCCGCCGCAGCGGGGTCGTCTCGTGGGGCCAGCCGGCCCCAAGCGGGGGGAACGCCCGAGCGCTAGGCCCGGGTGGACAGCGAATCGCGGATCTCGCGAAGCAACAGGATCTCCTCGGGGTCGGCCACCACCTCGACCTCCTCGGGCTCCTTCTTGCGGGCGTCCATCGCCTTGTTCGCGGCCTTGACGAGCAGGAACAGCACCAGGCCGACCAGCACGAAGTTGATGATCGCGCCGATGACCTGACCGGTGAGCAGCTCAGCGCTGCCGATGCTCGTGGTCACCTCGGTGATGTCCGGTTGGCCCACGATGGCGGCGATAATCGGGTTGATGATCCCCTCCACCAGGGCGCTGATGATCGCCGCGAACGCCGCGCCGATGACGACGGCGACCGCAAGGTCGATGACGTTCCCCTTCATGAGGAACTCCTTGAACTCCTTCACCACTGCAATCCCTTTCAGTTACGTGCACGCACGGTGAGTAAACCCCGTACAGGTGCCGTTGTCCACGAGGACGACCTCAGGTCCACCGTCCGAGCTGCCGATATGCGTACTGTGGAACACGTGACCACCACCACCGCCGAGTGGCTGCTGGAGATCAGCGGCCTCACCATCGGCTGCAACGACAGCACAGACGTCGTCTCCCGCGGACATCATCTCGCCGCCCAGGTTCGTTCCGCCGCCGCCGCGTTCTGCGCGGCGACCTCCTGCGGGCCGGACGGATGCGTCGCCGGGTGCCCGCTCGCCACCTACGACGGCGGGTTCACCGCCTGCCACCTGGCCAGCGAACTCGCACCCGACACCCCGCGCAACACCACCATCGACGCCCACCGGGCGGCCATGCTGTACGTCCAGGCGCTCCGTGCCGCCTCCACGGCGGTCTTCCACTGCCGGCGTCAGGCCCACCCGGCCGGTGAGTGCTGGTTCTCCACCGACGGCACGGCCCGCTGCGGCGACGTCCTCGCGGTCACCCACCGCCTGGGCGGCTGACGCACCCTCGTAAGGAAGGGACGGTCAGGCCGTCCCGACGCGTTCGAGGGTCAGCCACATCGCGCGTGCCCCCTCGGGACCCTCCACGTGGGACACGGCGCTGAAGGCGATGTCCCAGCCGAACTGGGTGAGCAGGATGGTGACGGCCTCCTCGACGCCGACGGTGGCGATCAGGGCGCGGGCAACGCCGGTGATGCTGCGCAGCTTCGGGGTGACGTGGTCCATCGTGGATGCTCCTCGTGGGGGGGACATCCATCACAACGAGCGGGCGGCCGTCGCGTGACGGCCGCCGGTCAGTCCTGGTGACCCAGGCGTCGGTCAGTCCTGGTGACCCAGGTGGGTGCTGAGGAACGACAGGGTTCGTGCCCAGGCGACCGCTGCAGCGTCGGGCTCGTGGGTACCGAGGCGGTTCTCGTCGTTGAAGAACGCGTGGTTGGTGCCGCCGTAGACGTTGATCGCAGCTGACCCGCCCGCATCACGGATCGCCTGCCCCATCTCCAGCGCCTTCGTGGGCGGCGCGAAGTCGTCGGTCTCGGCGTAGTGGCCGAGGACCGGGGCGGTGATGGCGGAGAAGTCCGGCTCGGACTGCAGGACGCCGTAGAACGGGACGGCAGCGCCGATCCGATCGCCCTGCTGCGCTGCCAGCTGGATGACGAACCCGCCGCCCATGCAGAAACCGACGACCCCGACCCGCTCGGAGGTGACCGCGTCCAGCGACAGCAGGTGGTCGACGGCACCGGCCAGGTCGGTGGCCGCCCTGTCCTCGGGAAGGTCCTGCATCATCTGGCCGGCCTCGTCGGCGTCGTGGGTGATGGAACCGCCGTACAGGTCGGGTGCCAGCGCCACGTAGCCCTGCCGGGCGAACCGGTCGCACACGTCGGCGATGTGGTCGGTCAGGCCCCACCACTCCTGGATCACGATCAGGCCGGGACCGCTGCCGTTGTCGGGTGTGGTCAGGTACCCGTGGGCCTCGTGGCCGTTGGAGGGAAAGGTGACGTTCTGGTGCGGGGTGCGGTCTGCCATCGGGGGCTCCTGGGGTCGCGATCGGACGCTCGGCCGACAACCTAGTACAGCGACACGAGGTCAGCCGGCGACCCGTCACGGAGGACGCGATTCAGCGGCGGCCGCTGCTCCAGACCGGGCCGCCGATGTAGCCGGTGCCGTCGGGGAAGGACGCCAGCACCCGGTCGAGGAGGGCCGCGCCGTCCGCGGCCGCGGCGAGGACGTCGGTGGAGACGTCACCGGCAACCCAGCCCGGGAGGACGTCGAGGAAGGACTCGCGATGCAGCGGGAACGCGGTGTCCAGCACCCACGGCTCGCCGCTGTGGTCGGTGACGGCCAGCCACACGTGGTCGACCTCCACCCCGCCCACCAGCAGGGACCCGCGGATCGTGACGACGGCCAGCCCGACGGACCGGACGAGCTCGGCAGCACGGACGATGCCCTCACGCGGCTGGTGCGGGACGAAGGGGTCGCTGGCGTGGGCGTCCTCCAGCAGCGGGACGAGGCTGACCTGCAGCTCGGGCGGAAGCGGCGTCGATCCGAATCGACGCGTACCCGTCACCGGCCAGCTGCTCATGGTCATGCCTCCTGTCCTTCTTCATCGACTGTATCCCCATCGCCTTGAGCACCCGTGGCACCAGCGTCATTCGCCGCGAGCCGTGCCGACAACGTGGTGTGGCGTGCGGCCATGCCACCGCCCACCCGTCGGGCCGCGGGGACCAGCAGCCCGGCGTCACCGACCAGCAGCAGGCCCCGCCGGGCACGCGTGATCGCGGTGTAGACCAGCTCGCGGGTCAACATCGACATCTGGCTGCGGTCGAGGACGAGGACGACGACCGGCCACTCCCCTCCCTGCGACTTGTGCACCGTCAGGCACCATGCCGGCGCGAGGTGGTTCAGG
The nucleotide sequence above comes from Euzebya pacifica. Encoded proteins:
- the cobS gene encoding adenosylcobinamide-GDP ribazoletransferase, which produces MIAHRPAMMATPVHPRLFLVALQLLTRLPVGDPMESDRDVADSVAWYAVVGALVGGLSGFVWWMAALALPTRAAAVLAVGATVMLTGALHEDGLADTADGLFGGRTPTDRLRIMKDSATGAYGVLALVLIVLLRVNLLAALSPVAGAAALVVAGSLSRGVTAIAMLNAVPARRDGSGAVLLDHLRPGPAIAAGVTAVVATSLFAGLEAIPVVLAAGAAAFAVRVSAVRRLGGLTGDTIGAMILLSDAAVLSLLVALEVGAGL
- a CDS encoding L-threonylcarbamoyladenylate synthase — protein: MTASLLAIPDDLPDGDLRALLASPAAALRDGGLVAFPTETVYGLGADALSTRAVERIFHAKGRPSDNPLIVHLADASWMDRVAVVTPLARALAERFWPGPLTLVLARRDRVPEATAAGLDSVAVRVPASRVARLLIDTAGTPVAAPSANRSGRPSPTTAAHVATDLGEDLDWIIDGGPCEIGIESTVVDARGDAPVVLREGSVTREMLGDRGAIGDPSRSPGTRHAHYQPRAAVRIAPVGRGQEVAADVASTGARVGLVTGDAIGVPSAVTLLAAPVDDDAMARELYAALRRADDLGLDVVVVEAVTDTGVGRAVMDRLRRAGTPNDPAAAGSSRGASRPQAGGTPER
- a CDS encoding SDR family oxidoreductase, producing MGAVRGRRARIEPVTIPEYDSVFRKKLFADQVALVTGGGTGIGRAIAHELAALGATVVVAARREEPLLETVAEITEAGGSADHVIVNIREADDVEAMVSAVVERHGRLDLLVNNAGGQFPSPAEHISPNGWRTVVDLNLNGTFLVTRAAFNAWMGEHGGSIVSVVADMWNGFPYMSHTGAARAAVANMTMSLAVEWGSRGVRVNAVAPGTIYSSGMSTYDEEFQRTAAQQSSRIPAGRVGTESEASAAVVFLLSRAAAFITGETLRVDGGGSLLKAPMVPVEAHRNMPTYEGFHLAREIPEEWLPQA
- a CDS encoding sugar transferase, which gives rise to MLVHPDNSPSGSSADVIDGHAVDVDVQPASAAGHADPDVVAVVAAPRVVSEEEKATIARLQAQVDGTDRPDGTYVKVIKPALDRFAGGVLLLLTLPLLLAGMLAVRVTMGKGVIFRQERIGLDGRRFTVLKLRTMGHDRRSTSQKDLEALAEGRWDGIERRQTHKTDADPRHTGVGRTLRKLSIDELPQLINVVRGDMSLVGPRPELPVVINRHYEPWMHRRHAVKPGVTGLWQISMRGEGDMHEHVDVDLDYVDRVSLREDLRILFATPFAALGAHKGV
- the infA gene encoding translation initiation factor IF-1, coding for MDEETRAKREARSGNTKEDALEMEGVIEEALPNTMFRVKLDNGHSILGHISGKMRKHYIRILPGDRVTVEVSPYDLTRGRITYRYK
- a CDS encoding cell wall-binding repeat-containing protein, coding for MTFLRRPLAVLALLASLALVPAPVLGQDPTPTSDSTPPEQLLPVPAANPLLPPLATDDVSRVADSSDAVEVGVTLSKAAFADATPWVAHDPRYTGATGVVLARDDVFPDSLAAAAVAGTDRPILYTTGGPDAFLDSAVADELWRVLGPGRGCADGGHEVIVVGGAQAVSPAVVEQVEAMGYCTARLAGPSRVDTSVVLATAAIARTGATTLLLARADNWADAATGGAVAARYGLPLAITGADALHPAVADLIGSGGITDVVLLGGEAALSATVATQVEALGVSVQRVAGPGREETAAAIAEELWEDDDVEGAVLLNGRAEDGWVYALAAAPFSARSGRPQLYGHTDGVPTPSADVVAGVPAVTVVGPVASVDDSVITALRTMLAAPDDRVGADLAGLRSGDSLDALNYWRRVSGMPEVDAWDPDLSRGAFEHARYTVKEDDPGHAQDPTSPWSTPAGRGEEPEAAGGEVYNGHDGPDTAHHAVTGWVRTPFHGAGMLDPSASHYGIGSYAEDLGQGTTAATAVRLRYDWQNGGLPDSDGDGVITHFPVDGSVLALSAYWGGEYPEPLDICGYDNPVGQPLWLHLAEPLPVGDVDVVLEVDGQPVEHCAFLHYDDATESRRMYVMARRPLRAGGEYTVTAAIPGGRTFTWSFEVLRSPIDGGLAGTAPNI
- a CDS encoding acyl-CoA dehydrogenase, translated to MTHYKSNLRDMFFNLFEVNRVQDHLGTGPYEQMDADSAKDVLREVDRLAREDFAASFVAGDRTPLQLDAENGEVTLPKEINETLDAFFDNDWHLLYVPPHLGGYGASPSITWSASELLLGANASAMLYTAGPFFATILDSVCNDEQRTRFVEPMIEHKWGATMVLTEPEAGSDVGAGRAKAVDNGDGTWTITGNKRFITSGDFDWPDNVIHLVLARPEGAGPGTKGLSLYVVPKYWVNEDGSLGERNGVWVRAIEDKMGIKASATAELYFSDTDVPARGILVGEVHDGIAQMFRVIEYARMLVGTKAISTLSTGYLNALEYAKERVQGPDLKKAMDKTAPRVEIMRHPDVRRNLMMQKAHVEGMRALVMYTGWVQDQIAMARHNGDDEAAEGWEQMNDLLLPMVKGYGSEKSYELLAVALQVFGGSGFTRDVPLEQYIRDAKIDTLYEGTTGIQGMDLFFRKIGKDQGATLTRLLTEVQNFAKDGKPDDGLQAERQRLATALEDVQGMLGSLVQFLGEDLYKVGLSTTPFLMSLSEVVVGWLSLRGADVALTQLNSEDVSDADRDFYTGKVAAARWFAHNVLPQLSSRREIMAATSMEVMEVADAAF
- a CDS encoding dienelactone hydrolase family protein, giving the protein MADRTPHQNVTFPSNGHEAHGYLTTPDNGSGPGLIVIQEWWGLTDHIADVCDRFARQGYVALAPDLYGGSITHDADEAGQMMQDLPEDRAATDLAGAVDHLLSLDAVTSERVGVVGFCMGGGFVIQLAAQQGDRIGAAVPFYGVLQSEPDFSAITAPVLGHYAETDDFAPPTKALEMGQAIRDAGGSAAINVYGGTNHAFFNDENRLGTHEPDAAAVAWARTLSFLSTHLGHQD
- the mscL gene encoding large conductance mechanosensitive channel protein MscL; translation: MKEFKEFLMKGNVIDLAVAVVIGAAFAAIISALVEGIINPIIAAIVGQPDITEVTTSIGSAELLTGQVIGAIINFVLVGLVLFLLVKAANKAMDARKKEPEEVEVVADPEEILLLREIRDSLSTRA